In Rhinolophus ferrumequinum isolate MPI-CBG mRhiFer1 chromosome 16, mRhiFer1_v1.p, whole genome shotgun sequence, the sequence tgtgtggcggcgggggtggggggcggtctGTGTGCAGAATTGGGGGACCAACCGGAATCCCTGTAGGGAGCTGGAGAAGGGGCTGGCTGAAGCAGGGGCTCCAGGCTTGAGGGAGGAGGGCTCGACCCATGTGGCCTCTTTGGCGATCCTGTCCCGGGCCCAATCTGAACGGGAGATCAACCACGCCACAAAAGGGCTCATTTAGACATTTTCCCGTTACTGTATTGTGTGCACAAATGTGTTATTTCATGACTTTCAAATCTCAGCCTTTTGAAGTGACAGACCTTTGTCACATCCTTTTTGTCCATCCTCCTGTCTCTCGGCTACATGGCGCTGAGGGGCAGGAATGCCAGTGGTCACTCTGCTGGCCAGAAGAGCGGCGGGGCCGTGTGTGCGATGCATACGTCTGCACATAGGTGGCCTCGGCCCCCAGGCTCCGACACTGTTCCCCCATCCTTGTGCAGCAGCCAGGAGTTTGAATCCGGAAAGGCCGGCCGGTTGCCCAACTCTGTGCCAGGGGGTCTTGTGCTCTCTGGCACAGCCACACTCTGGGCACTGGGTGGGCCCTATGGGGGTCCATGGGCGCCATCAGTGCTGTCTGTGAGCTTGACCTTGCCCTGAAGTGCGTGTGCATGGGCCCTGTTGGGGTCTGCGACCTATTGGGGATGGAGGACCCAGAGCAGTCCAGCTGGGCAGTCCAGCTGGGCCCTGGAAGGCTGCAAGAGCCCCTCCAGCTCTTATGAGGTTTCTTCTCCGTGTGGGGCCTTAGACATAGAGACCAGGAGCTGGGACCGCTTGAGGTGGGTCCTAGTGCCAAGCACTGCCCCCGAGAAAGTTCCACAGCTGCCAGCAAGCCCTGGGGCTCATAGGACAATCCCTCCGCTGGGCAGTGTCCATCGCCACCTCATgaagcgccccccccccccgtccttACATGTGCAGGGgagccaggccccacccccacagcagaGTGCCATGGCAGGGCCCGTCTTTGGGATCCCCTCCTGGGGTCCCTCCAAGGCCCCTGCTCCTCCCTACACACTGGGCTCCTGTCTGGCGCCTTTGCTCACACTGTCACCTTACCCAGAGTTCCCCCTGGAAGTGACCTGTCCACCCTCTGTGCCAGCTTCCGACAGGGCTCTTTGTTCAATTGACGTTTGTTAAGTGGGGCACAGGGTGCCAGATGGTGAGCTGCGGTTCAACAACACATCACAAGAGAAAGTGAAACAGAGAAGTTTATTACTCACGGAACGTGCCACGCAACAAGAGGCCACTCGGGGAGATCAAGGCTGGGggcagatggagagagagagcaccTGAGCACAAACCCTTGTCAGCGtccgtgtgcgtgtgtgcgtgcgtgtgcgtgtgtgtgcgtgtgtgtgcgtgtgtgcgtgtgtgcgtgcgtgtgtgtgcgtgtgtgcgtgtgtgcatgtgtgtgtgcgcatgtgtgcgtgtgtgtgcatgtgtgtgtgcatgtgtgtgcgtgtgtgtgcgcgtgtgtgcatgtgtgtgcgtgtgtgcgtgtgcatgtgtgtgcgtgtgtgcatgtgtgtgcgtgtgtgtgcgtgtgtgtgcatgtgtgtgcgtgtgtgtgcgtgcgtgtgcgtgtgtgtgcgtgtgtgtgtgtgcatgtgtgtgtgcgtgtgtgcatgtgtgtgtgcgtgtgtgtgcgtgtgtgtgcatgtgtgtgcgtgtgtgcgtgtgcgtgtgtgcatgtgtgtgcatgtgtgtgtgcgtgtgtgcaagtgtgtgtgcgtgtgtgtgtgcgtgtgtgtgtgcaagtgtgtcgTTGCCCAGGAGGCAGAGGGTGAATGTCCCAAATCCCTAGGGTTTGGCCTGTTCCCAATTTCTGTGTCCCAGCGTGAGGGGCAGGTGCCTGGAGGACCTGGTGCCTGGAGGACCTGCTCGCAGAGGGGGCCCAGGGAGCCAGTGTGTTCTGCCCTGGCCCCCTGGACACTGACCGGCCACCCAGAGAGGGGCGGGGACTGTTCCCACCAGAGGGACAGGACAGTTCCTAAGGGAATCTCAGGGGTCCTGAAGTGAGCCCACTGCTTTCCTTGGCCTCCTTGCAGGTAGTTTGACCAAAGCCCCCTCCCCAACTGTCAGGCCAGAGCAGGACACTAAGCCTGGTGGGCTGACAGTGGTCACCTATGCCCTCAGAGCAGGCTGTGGGGTCCTCTGGGCAGTGCAGGggcccgcaggccgccccgcttGGCACAGCTAAACAGAGGTGAGAGACCTGTGTGCACCATTCAGGCCTCATTGCATCCACGTCCTCAGGGCCAGATGAGGGGCAGCTGGACATCCAACAAAAGGTGCAGCCCCGGGGCCCTGCTGCCATCACACGGGGTTCACCCCAAACCCCCCAGGTCTCTTCAGCTGCAGAGAGACGAACTGGCAGAAGCAGAGGCCCACCTCCAGGTGGCCCTGAGCTCCTGTGGCGTCCTCGCAGAGGGGGAAGTCTGAGTGGACGAGGCAGCAGGCGTAGGTGGATGAGAACCGCAGCAGGACCTCCTGGAACAGGGCCTCACCCTCGGGGGCCTGGAGGAAGGCCTGCCTGCAGTCCTCCAGCAGCACGTACACGAAGTAGACCTTGTTCTTGGTGTCACAGCCCATCAGCACTGAGTGGGGAGCCAAGAGCAGGTTGGCCTCCCCCACCTTCAGGACCAGCTCCCGcatctttctctttgaaaacctTCTGAACCAGCACAGGCTGTTAACTGCTAAGACCAGTAAGAGGAGGCTGACACACACACTGACGGTCGTTACAAGGAAAATTGAACGTGGTTTGTCGTTCTGGAATCCACAAACCACAATGAGGAAAGCCGATGTCAAGGagagaagaatgaggaagatGCCAAGCGTAAGTCTGCAGCCCAGGTACCGGAGGCAGGACCTGGGGGACCGCACCCCGTTCAGGATGCCCACAGCTTGCTTGTACACCTCAGGGTCTTCCAACACCTCCTTCAAGGGGTCTGGGACGCCCAGGGTGCTGAAGGTCCCCACCTTCCATGAGGGCAGGTTGTCCCTGTTGATGCAGTTCAGGGTGAGCAGGGTCTTGCCGCTGTAGAGGGAAGGGACCGGGCGCGGGCCCGGCAGGAAGCGCGCCATGCGCTGGTTGGGCGTGCACAGCACCTGCACCACCTTGCTGTAGAAGTGTCTGTCGGTGGCTTCCAGGTATGTCAGGTGGCTGAGGTGCAATGGGACCTGGCAGGGCCGGAGCAGGACAGGGATGACAGGCTTCCTCTCTAGGCAGTAACCAAAGAGCGACAGGTTGGCCTCCAGGAGGCACCATCTACTCTGCACGAAGTCCTGACTCAGCACCAGTAGCACCTTCTGGCTCTGATGGATGCAGTCTGCCATGTTCTCCATGACGTTCCTGCCTGGGGTGAAGTCCCGCTGGTGCAGGCAGACTTTCAGCCCCGCGTGGGCAGCTTCCAAGCGACTGATGAGCCTGTGGGTCCAGGCGGCGTCCACACTGCTGTAGCTAACAAACAGATGGAACTTCTCGCTCTGCCTCAGCGGGGGGATGGCCAGAGCCATGCCTTCCTCCACTGGGCAGGAATCCATGGCGCTGCCCCCGAGCTGCTCTGATTTCCCACAGAGAAAACCACTGCAGGCTGCAAGAGACCAGGACAGACGGCTGACCATGTAGACGGAGAAGGCGAACCATCCATAAAGGTGGAACCAGGCCTACAACCTGCAGCAACCAGGTGGGGAAGCCGCAAATGGCCCCTGTACTGACCTAACAACTGGCGAGGGCCCATGGCAGCTCAGGGACTGCCAGCTCCCTAATTACTGCTTCCCCTTCCAGCTCAGGACCCACCAGAGAAAGTCAGACGCTGCCCTGACCAACCTCAGGGACCCCgccccagcctccccagcccccagcctccaggggacacacctggagccTCCCTTTCCACTGTGAAGTCTCCCactcccctgcctgcctttggGTCTCTGCCAAACCCAGTGATGGGGGTGGGTGCCAAGCACGCTCTGGGGAAGCAGCCCCTGCTGTCCTCACCTGGGGGCTCAATCCACAAGACATTTGGCTTTGAAAAGACTGGGGCACAGGAGGCCATACTTTCCAGTCTTTTTCTTCAGAAGTGACTCATGTGGTCATGGGGGGTTGCTagagactgaatgtttgtatcccaaaaaaaattgtatgttgaAGTTCTAGCCCCCAAAATGATGGtggtaggaggtggggcctttggaggtgattaggtcgtgagggtggggcccccatgatgggattagtgccctgatGAAAGAGGCCCAGGGagctcccctcaccccccaatcTGTCCACCAGGTGAGGACCGGGAGACTAGGAACCAGGAGGCCCGCCTCACGAGAAGTGAGCCTGTGGCACcctgacttctgacctccagCATCCGGAACTTCGAGGAATAACTATGTGTTGATTAAGCCACCAGTCTGTGGTATCCTTACAGAGCCTGAGTGGGCGGAGATGAGTCATCCTGTACAACACCTGCCCTGGGAAGGGCAGTGATATCTTCCAGAAAGCACCAGGACTTTCTTTGCACAGCTCAAGACCCTTGCATAGAGGGCCTGCTGCTCAGACACTGAGCTTGAAGTGCCACCTCTTGAGGTCTGTCTACTGGTCTCTAAGAAAGCTCACGCAGTGCCTCCCTTCCCCCCGCAACTGCTAGGAGCTTTCTCATGTGCCCAGGACCAGCTGTTGTGGTCCCGGCAAGTGGCCCTGCAAACCCCACGTGGCTGGCTGGCTTTAGGACCAGCTCCACAGGCACAAAGCAGGTTGTAACATCACACCGCCTGGTGGCCCCCATGGAGAACCATCCTCACCAGTGGGCTGGGGTGGGATCATGAGGTGGGGTCACGAGGAGTGCCGGCCCAGCCCTGCAATGCCCTCTAGCCAGCCGCTccaggaaacaaaggaagaggaAACCCTTCTGCCCATCCCCCACCCGCTCTCCCTGGTGGCTGGGAGGAAGGCACCTACACTCCTGGCCAGGGCTCTTTCCCTTAGCCCAGGCAGCCCAGCGGGAGCCTTTGCAAGAGGCCACCATGCCCACCCTTCCTGCCCAGCAAGCCCACATGACCCGCACTCTCTCCCTTCCGGGAGGCTCTGAGGATAGAACTGGAAAGCCTGTCCTCTTGGGGTCCCCAGTCTCACTGTACCTTCCGAGCCTGCTCCGCCCAGGCTCCGCTGACACGCTGTGTTCACCTGATCAGGCCTGTTGTGGCACCAAGTGCCTAAATATCGCAGGCTCTCAGGTGGCAGCCCTGACCTGCCATGCCGCCCGATGTTCACTCCAGCCCTCAGAGGAGGCCACAGAGAGCCAGAGACCCTGCCGCAGAGCTGTCCCCAGGCAGAAGGAAGTTTATGGCTAACATTTTAGAGGCATCGCTGCCGAAATTAAGcaatggaaaaatgaaagaaggaactgGATTGAGGAAGGATCCGAGGTCAGAGTACAGTGGGTCTGATGGGGAGGACGCAGCACTGCCACCGGGGAGAAGAGGCTGGCTGGACCCCACAGGTCAGAAATCGGAGACAATGTATCCAGGAAGCTCTGAAGTCTGTCTGGGCGTTGaactcctccccttcccccaccaccttCCGTAACTCTGCTTTTAGCCAAAGTTATTTGTTTCTTACCCGTAGGATCCTGCCCACTGGCCATGCTCCCCAGGGCCCTGCTCACCTGGGTGAatgagggtggggggtggcaaATCCTATTCTGGACCCTCCCAGGCCCACTGGACCCCCTCCTCCGAGTTCATGGCTGTGGGAAGACCGATCCCCCCCCTCGGTCCTCAGCAGGCTCCCCTACAACCCCGACTCTGGGTGCAGGTAACCAGGTATCCAGCACTAAGAAGTGGGGCCTGAGCACGAGATTGGGAAATGGAGAGGGGGCAGAGGTTGAGGGAGACACCTGCTGGCCTCTTCAGGGGAGGTGACCACCCCCTTTCCTTGCCCCTCCCAGCATGGTCACCATGAGCGAAGGCTGGGATGGGGCACCACCCATGCCCATCGTTGCCCCATCACCAGCTCAGGAACTGTCCCCGGCAGTGGTTAGTGACAACATTTCACTCACAACAAACCTAGTCAACAACTCAGGGCAGGGGAGTGTCCTCCCCTTGCCTGCACCTCACTCAGTTCAGGGATCCCCCAACCTCAGTGACTCTGGAGGGCCACAGCTTTCTTGTCCCCCAACTCCCATGTTTCCCATCACCCAGGCCTTCTGGGTTACTGCTCCTCAACTCTGCCCCTAAGCCCCCTCCGCACTCCAGAAGGTTCCCAGGGGGCTGGGAGGCCCTCTGGGCCTGTGCCCACTTCTCCAGGTCCACCAAAGCCTGACCCTCCTCCCTTCTTGGAGTCTTCACCCTGTTCCTGACCCCGCACTATTTGCCAGCTTATTGATTATCAAAGCTCCTTTGAACACAAAGGAGAGGGAGCCATGGACATGGGGTAGGGAGAGATGAGAAGAGAGGGTTGTGagaattcagaaaggaaaacctCATTTAGAATGaagcaggagggcagaggaggtgTGCTCAAACAGTATTACTCCTCATACAGACCCGACAACAAGGACCCTCAGTTATAGACCCGCCAGGAGGAGGGGGTCCACCTTGTAAGTCGATTCTGCTTCATGCCCCATGGGAGGAAGGGAGGTTTCCTTCCTTGCCAAAAACTCAGCTAGTGAGAAACCATCACCTGCCtgaattttctttcctccaatggactttcttttaaaaaccccTTGCAACTTCCTcgtttttcttaacatttctccACTTTGCTTGTTGGACTTGCCTGTGGTTTTTGCTATAGCTTTTTTGTCCCAAATTGCAATTCCTctgtttttcccaaataaacccattttgctggtaaaataactggCTATTTTATTTGAGGGACCActggggggatgggagggagggacagctacagagaagaaggaggaggggaggagaggagggtctGTGCTGACTGTCCAAGCAGTGCTAAGGGGATCTGGCTGCTCCTTTTCCCCAGAAGAAGACCCTGTCCCTCCCCACAGGTCTGTTGTTTTGGGtacttggtggggtggggggaggccagTCTCTGGGGCCGTGTGGATTTGAAAAGAAGTCACTGGTCAGTGCCTGTAACAGTGGGGGTCGCGACTGGGCAGGCACAGGATTTGGGAGTTTGGGAGC encodes:
- the LOC117035783 gene encoding uncharacterized protein LOC117035783, with protein sequence MDSCPVEEGMALAIPPLRQSEKFHLFVSYSSVDAAWTHRLISRLEAAHAGLKVCLHQRDFTPGRNVMENMADCIHQSQKVLLVLSQDFVQSRWCLLEANLSLFGYCLERKPVIPVLLRPCQVPLHLSHLTYLEATDRHFYSKVVQVLCTPNQRMARFLPGPRPVPSLYSGKTLLTLNCINRDNLPSWKVGTFSTLGVPDPLKEVLEDPEVYKQAVGILNGVRSPRSCLRYLGCRLTLGIFLILLSLTSAFLIVVCGFQNDKPRSIFLVTTVSVCVSLLLLVLAVNSLCWFRRFSKRKMRELVLKVGEANLLLAPHSVLMGCDTKNKVYFVYVLLEDCRQAFLQAPEGEALFQEVLLRFSSTYACCLVHSDFPLCEDATGAQGHLEVGLCFCQFVSLQLKRPGGFGVNPV